From one Juglans microcarpa x Juglans regia isolate MS1-56 unplaced genomic scaffold, Jm3101_v1.0 JmScfU0051, whole genome shotgun sequence genomic stretch:
- the LOC121245532 gene encoding uncharacterized protein LOC121245532, with the protein MKATKLSFPTLHCRPFSSTSPRHRGRVNLISTVAASGGTRGRDHWGRLVDENMIVLRLRIREMKISETNYDPPLNWMEWEKQYSLRYNEDISEALGLLQNYLMNTRPGLAFGMVAVVFLSVLISSGVALIHAIEIAKRILSIWV; encoded by the coding sequence ATGAAAGCAACCAAACTTTCATTCCCTACGCTTCATTGCCGGCCATTTTCTTCCACATCGCCACGCCACAGAGGGCGCGTTAACCTAATAAGTACTGTGGCAGCAAGCGGGGGAACAAGGGGACGAGATCACTGGGGCAGGCTTGTGGATGAGAACATGATTGTGCTCCGGTTGCGGATTAGGGAGATGAAGATCTCAGAGACGAATTACGATCCACCTTTGAACTGGATGGAGTGGGAGAAGCAATATTCTTTGCGTTACAACGAGGATATTTCTGAAGCATTAGGGTTGCTGCAAAATTATTTGATGAATACTAGGCCAGGTTTGGCTTTTGGGATGGTGGCAGTTGTTTTTTTGAGTGTACTCATATCTTCTGGGGTGGCCTTGATTCATGCAATAGAGATAGCTAAGAGGATCTTATCGATCTGGGTTTAA